CAAGCCGTGAACTGACTCCAGCCATTACTGTTCTCCAGCTCTTCTTGAGCTCTTCCAAGCCTGTGCTGAGATTTGCAGCTGTCCGCACTTTGAACAAGGTTATGAATTTTGCTTTAAGCTATGACTGGCTGTATATAAAGTTGAATGCTCTGATGCAAAGTAAATTGGATCTTGGGGTTATAGCTTGTGCTTAGGAGTGGGGTTTAGTTTGCTTTTGTAGTTTTCCAGAAAGCTGCGGAACTAGATTTTTGGTGATGGGGTTGTGGGAACTTTTGAGCTTTGACCTAGTGAAAGTGGCAGTGTTTGTGCATGAGAGATGGGACATTAGTGTTTGTGCATGAGAGATGGGACGTTAAATTGATCAATTATCAGCAATGTTGATGGCCTGAATATATTTCTTATCATCTCATTTGGAAATTTTCACATCATATGTGCTGACCATGAATTGAAATGTTTTGCAGGTGGCCATGACCCATCCGATGGCTGTGACTAACTGCAACATCGATATGGAGAGTTTAATTTCAGACCAGAACAGAAGCATTGCCACTCTTGCAATCACCACTCTACTGAAGACTGGAAATGAATCAAGTGTGGATCGCTTGATGAAGCAGATAACAAATTTCATGTCAGATATTGCTGATGAGTTCAAAATTGTTGTTGTGGAAGCCATAAGGTCACTGTGTTTGAAGTTTCCCTTGAAGTACAGATCATTGTAAGCAATACTTTTTgggattttattgtttgaaattatatgtTAAAGGGGACATTTCATTCCAAATAATCCTTTGTTAAAAAGCCTGCACTAATGTTGTTAGCCATTTGTTACTTTCAGGATGAACTTTTTAAGCAACATTCTCAGGGAGGAAGGAGGATTTGAGTACAAAAAGGCTATTGTAGATTCAATTGTGATCCTCATCAGAGATATCCCTGAAGCAAAAGAAAGCGGTTTGCTTCATTTGtgtgaatttattgaagattgTGAATTTACCTATCTATCCACACAGGTAGCATTTCTCGTCTATCATAGAATGCTGTTTTATCAATCTTGTTTtgcttgtctttttttcttcttgttttctaaTTATGCTAGGTACTATTCCATTCACATTATTAGATACTCCATTTTCTGGGGATTGAAGGCCCGAAGACCACTGATCCGAGCAAATATATTCGCTATATCTACAACCGTGTGCATCTTGAGAATGCTACTGTTCGGGCTGCTGCTGTGAGCACTCTGGCTAAATTTGGTGCCATGGTTGATGCATTGAAGGTATTGCTGGCATGATGTTGTGCATTTTGTGTCCTGTTATTTCTAGTATGAAATTTTGCTCTAGATGGACTGCTTAGTCACATGAATTGGttaattttctgtttctttatGTTGCAGCCACGTATTTTTGTCCTGTTGAGACGTTGTATCTTTGACAGTGATGATGAGGTGAGTTTCTGTAGAATAATGCACTTTTGTGAAGTTCATCTCAATTGGTATGTCATTCTTTTAACATTATACGTGTCTCTTGGAGTCTATGTCCTCAAATGTGTTTGTGTGCTCGTGCACAAGCATCCTTTAATTAAAAGTGCATTGTTTGTTAAATTATGCTCAATCCAACCTATTCAAAAATTCTTTGTTTGAAGAATCTCTGCTTCCTTGTCTGCAGGTTCGTGATAGGGCAACACTTTATCTCAACACACTTGGAGGTGATGGTGAAGTGGTTGAAACTGATAAAGAAGTTAAGACTTTCCTCTTTGGAGACCTGGATATTCCCCTAGTGAATTTGGAgacaagtttgaaaaattatgtaAGTTTCCTCTTCTCTCTCATGCATTGCACTGCTTCTTGAAATCATCTCATGTACTTTTTGTTGATGTAGGAACCTTCTGAGGAGCCTTTTGATATTCATTCTGTTCCAAAAGAAGTTAAGTCTCAGCCACTTGTTGAGAAGAAAGCCCCAGGCAAAAAGCCAGCTGGTCTTGGAGCTCCTCCAGCTGGTCCTCCATCTACTGTTGATGCTTACGAAAGGCTTCTTTCGTCTATTCCAGAATTCTCAAACTTTGGGAAGCTTTTCAAGGTTCAATATCCAAACCACATTAGCCACATGACATACTTTGTGTTTTGAATTGGTGAATGAGGACTaattaaatgtgattttttcttattttgcttcttttctCTACAGTCCTCAGCTCCTGTGGAGCTCACAGAAGCAGAAACAGAATATGCAGTTAATGTTGTTAAGCACATATTTGATAGGCATGTGGTGTTCCAGTACAACTGCACCAACACAATTCCTGAGCAACTACTGGAAAATGTAATGACTTGTTTGGAAAATAGTATTTACTATTCTGTCCACCTAGTGCTATCTTATCAATTGTTCTGTCTTCTTCAGGTCTCCGTTATAGTGGATGCTTCAGAAGCAGATGACTTTGCAGAAGTAGCATCCAAGCCTTTACGATCTCTTCCTTATGATACACCTGGACAAACCTTTGTGGCATTTGAGAAGCCTGAGGGTATTACAACAGTTGGAAAGTTTACAA
The DNA window shown above is from Populus trichocarpa isolate Nisqually-1 chromosome 4, P.trichocarpa_v4.1, whole genome shotgun sequence and carries:
- the LOC7461211 gene encoding coatomer subunit gamma; translated protein: MAQPLVKKDDDRDDEAEYSPFLGIEKGAVLQEARVFNDPQLDPRRCSQVITKLLYLLNQGDSFTKVEATEVFFSVTKLFQSKDLGLRRMVYLIIKELSPSADEVIIVTSSLMKDMNSKTDMYRANAIRVLCRITDGTLLTQIERYLKQAIVDKNPVVASAALVSGIHLLQTNPEIVKRWSNEVQEAVQSRAALVQFHALALLQQIRQNDRLAVSKLVTSLTRGTVRSPLAQCLLIRYTSQVIRESSTQTGDRPFYDFLESCLRHKAEMVIFEAARAITELSGVTSRELTPAITVLQLFLSSSKPVLRFAAVRTLNKVAMTHPMAVTNCNIDMESLISDQNRSIATLAITTLLKTGNESSVDRLMKQITNFMSDIADEFKIVVVEAIRSLCLKFPLKYRSLMNFLSNILREEGGFEYKKAIVDSIVILIRDIPEAKESGLLHLCEFIEDCEFTYLSTQILHFLGIEGPKTTDPSKYIRYIYNRVHLENATVRAAAVSTLAKFGAMVDALKPRIFVLLRRCIFDSDDEVRDRATLYLNTLGGDGEVVETDKEVKTFLFGDLDIPLVNLETSLKNYEPSEEPFDIHSVPKEVKSQPLVEKKAPGKKPAGLGAPPAGPPSTVDAYERLLSSIPEFSNFGKLFKSSAPVELTEAETEYAVNVVKHIFDRHVVFQYNCTNTIPEQLLENVSVIVDASEADDFAEVASKPLRSLPYDTPGQTFVAFEKPEGITTVGKFTNMLRFIVKEVDPSTGEAEEDGVEDEYQLEDLEVVAADFMMKVGVSNFRNAWESMGDDFERVDEYGLGPRESLAEAVSAVINLLGMQPCEGTEVVATNSRSHTCLLSGVSLGNVKVLVRLQFGIEGSRDVAMKLSVRSEDEAIGDAIHEIVSCS